The bacterium genome segment TGCAGGCCGTCGAGCGCCAGATGACCGCCGGCGTGGGGTTCGATCGCGGGAAACAGGTGACGTTCGGCGTCGGGATGCATGAAGGGAGCATTCGGCCCGCCGGGCGCGAAGCCTCCCAGGAGGCGCGAAGGCGGCCGACACAGGGCACGGCGAGACGGGGAGGTGGTGACGGTGAGTCGCTTGACCGACGCGGAGCGGATCCAAGAAGGCGCGCGCATTCGCCGGCAGGTGCTGGGCGGCGGATACGTCGATCGCGGCAAAGCCCAGGCGCAGGTCGATCCGTTCTACCAGCACTTTGTCGATTTTACGACGGAACACTGTTGGGGCACGGTCTGGGTGCGTCCCGGGCTGGATTTCAAGACCCGCAGCATGCTCAACCTGGCGATGCTGAGCGCGCTGGCTCGC includes the following:
- a CDS encoding carboxymuconolactone decarboxylase family protein; its protein translation is MSRLTDAERIQEGARIRRQVLGGGYVDRGKAQAQVDPFYQHFVDFTTEHCWGTVWVRPGLDFKTRSMLNLAMLSALARWHEFEVHVRGALNNGVTENEIAEILLQAGVYAGVPIAAEGFRVAKKVFDERKAGQAG